The Benincasa hispida cultivar B227 chromosome 11, ASM972705v1, whole genome shotgun sequence genome has a segment encoding these proteins:
- the LOC120091893 gene encoding aspartic proteinase A1-like: protein MGTRLKLCAAVLFICFLMFPMVFSASNDGKVRIGLKRRKFGLNRVASKIANKEGVSLKDSVESANLGGSDDIDIVGLKNYLNAQYFGEIGIGTPPQKFTVVFDTGSSNLWVPSSKCFSVACLLHSKYKSKRSSTYKKNGKPASIKYGTGAISGYFSEDNVKVGDLIIKKQDFIEATREPSLTFVLAQFDGILGLGFKEISVGDAVPVWYNMVDQNLVKEPVFSFWFNRNVDEEQGGEIVFGGVDPNHYKGEHTYVPVTKKGYWQFDMGDVLINGSTTEFCSGGCSAIADSGTSLLAGPTAIITQVNHAIGASGVVSEECKAVVAEYGETIIKMLLAKDQPKKICSTLGLCTFDGERGVSMGIESVVDNTTSKSSNGLRDVMCNACEMAVVWAQSQLKNEQTQDQILNYIDGLCEKLPSPMGESVIDCDSLSTLPSISFTIGGKVFELKPEQYVLKVTEGPVTECISGFAALDVPPPRGPLWILGDVFMGSYHTVFDYGNLRVGFAEAA, encoded by the exons ATGGGTACGAGACTCAAACTTTGTGCAGCCGTTCTTTTCATTTGCTTCCTTATGTTTCCAATGGTTTTTTCTGCATCCAATGATGGGAAGGTTAGAATTGGACTTAAAAGGAGGAAGTTTGGCCTAAACAGAGTTGCTAGCAAGATTGCAAACAAGGAAGGAGTTTCCTTGAAAGATTCTGTTGAGAGTGCGAATTTGGGAGGTTCGGATGATATTGATATTGTTGGATTGAAGAATTACTTGAATGCTCAGTATTTTGGTGAGATTGGTATTGGTACTCCCCCTCAGAAGTTTACTGTTGTTTTTGACACTGGTAGTTCAAATTTGTGGGTTCCATCATCCAAGTGCTTCTCT GTTGCTTGTCTACTCCATTCCAAGTACAAGTCAAAGCGTTCAAGTACTTATAAAAAGAATG GTAAACCTGCTTCGATCAAATATGGGACTGGTGCTATTTCTGGCTACTTTAGTGAAGACAATGTTAAAGTTGGCGACCTAATAATTAAGAAACAG GATTTTATCGAGGCAACTAGGGAACCCAGCCTCACGTTTGTACTTGCCCAATTTGATGGCATATTGGGACTTGGCTTTAAAGAGATCTCAGTTGGAGATGCAGTGCCTGTATG GTACAACATGGTTGACCAAAACCTTGTAAAGGAGCCTGTTTTCTCTTTTTGGTTTAATCGAAATGTGGATGAGGAACAAGGTGGTGAAATTGTCTTTGGTGGTGTGGATCCTAATCACTACAAGGGGGAGCATACATATGTTCCAGTTACTAAAAAAGGATATTGGCAG TTTGATATGGGCGACGTCCTGATCAATGGCAGTACAACAG AATTTTGTTCAGGTGGTTGCTCAGCCATCGCTGATTCAGGAACTTCTTTGTTGGCTGGTCCAACG GCTATAATTACTCAAGTTAATCATGCCATTGGAGCCTCGGGGGTTGTAAGTGAGGAATGCAAGGCTGTAGTTGCAGAATACGGTGAAACCATAATTAAAATGCTGTTAGCAAAG GATCAACCAAAGAAAATCTGCTCTACACTTGGCTTGTGTACTTTTGATGGGGAGCGAGGTGTAAG TATGGGCATTGAGAGCGTTGTCGATAACACCACTAGTAAATCTTCGAATGGTTTGCGTGATGTTATGTGCAACGCATGTGAGATGGCAGTTGTATGGGCACAAAGCCAGCTGAAGAATGAGCAAACACAAGACCAGATTCTCAATTATATAGATGGG CTCTGCGAGAAGTTGCCCAGTCCAATGGGAGAATCAGTAATCGATTGTGATTCCTTGTCTACTTTGCCTAGTATTTCATTTACTATTGGTGGAAAGGTCTTTGAGCTTAAGCCTGAACAG TACGTGCTCAAAGTCACCGAGGGACCTGTAACTGAATGCATCAGTGGATTTGCAGCTTTGGACGTGCCGCCTCCACGGGGACCGCTCTG GATCTTGGGGGATGTTTTCATGGGTTCCTACCATACTGTATTTGACTATGGAAACTTGAGAGTTGGATTTGCTGAAGCTGCTTAA
- the LOC120090567 gene encoding uncharacterized protein LOC120090567 gives MAPPVTSPGPVNESKRGSFQVLIFLSLMVVINVIKLMLVLKMMRAKTGKTNNKDVIEIENDGCESLVPVENIVESGKEMSSILAENTVESGKMIEHETYEQEGECSMKSEKNKDRDASLDLLIALRKGTRSCTKYPLQSYLSYSNLSHEFKALTTSLDTVVTPNNIHTTLKISEWKAAVMEEMGALEKNHSWDQVTLPNGHKVVESDDASKIDRLKTKMAEEFEIKDLRKLGYFLRMEVARSREEISVSQRKYTLDVLKKTGMAGCKPIDTPIEVNAKLSNLSEGVPVNKERYQRLVGKLIYLSHTRLDISYVLSMVSHFMQSLNE, from the exons ATGGCGCCGCCTGTTACTTCTCCAGGTCCAGTCAATGAGTCAAAACGGGGATCGTTTCAGGTATTAATATTCTTATCCCTGATGGTGGTAATAAATGTGATAAAACTGATGCTTGTGTTGAAAATGATGAGAGCAAAGACAGGGAAGACTAACAACAAGGATGTAATCGAGATAGAAAATGATGGTTGTGAGTCACTTGTTCCAGTAGAAAATATTGTTGAATCTGGAAAAGAAATGTCATCTATTCTAGCTGAAAACACCGTTGAGAGTGGAAAAATGATAGAGCATGAGACGTATGAGCAGGAAGGTGAGTGTAGTATGAAGTCCGAGAAGAATAAAGACCGAGATGCATCCCTTGACCTTCTGATTGCCCTGAGGAAAGGTACCAGATCGTGTACAAAATATCCACTGCAGAGTTACTTGTCTTATAGTAACCTATCTCATGAGTTCAAGGCCCTCACTACGAGCCTAGACACAGTGGTGACACCGAACAACATACACACAACATTGAAAATTTCTGAATGGAAAGCCGCAGTCATGGAAGAAATGGGGGCTCTTGAGAAAAATCATTCGTGGGACCAAGTTACTCTTCCAAATGGACACAAAGTAGTCGAAA GTGATGATGCTTCAAAGATTGACCGATTAAAGACAAAAATGGCTGAGGAATTTGAAATCAAGGATCTTAGAAAATTAGGGTACTTCCTTAGAATGGAGGTAGCTCGATCAAGAGAAGAGATTTCAGTTTCCCAACGAAAATATACTCTGGACGTGCTTAAGAAGACGGGTATGGCAGGCTGTAAACCAATTGATACCCCTATAGAAGTGAATGCGAAATTAAGTAATCTGAGTGAAGGTGTTCCAGTTAATAAAGAGAGATATCAACGGCTTGTTGGAAAGTTAATATACCTCTCTCACACTAGACTAGACATTTCATATGTACTGAGTATGGTGAGTCATTTTATGCAGTCTTTGAACGAATAA